Proteins encoded by one window of Geobacter sp. DSM 9736:
- a CDS encoding LysM peptidoglycan-binding domain-containing protein has protein sequence MKRVISSFAAGFAISLVSASYAAEGDYYLYAPRKADPAEVSAGETAVLVREIVIRKGDTLRAISLEQIGRAAYFPQILLFNDIRNPDLIYEGKALRVPVRKVAEKNELKRGGNGKKRGRQPARKGKAGPAIKERRAAGAEDILRRDQEQALFDRAAAAYRNGSCREVLPLLEQFLSKFPRSKHVPDAMFYRADCYLKLSQE, from the coding sequence ATGAAGCGGGTAATCTCATCCTTTGCCGCTGGATTTGCGATTTCACTTGTTTCGGCTTCCTACGCCGCCGAGGGAGACTACTACCTGTACGCTCCCCGCAAGGCTGACCCTGCTGAGGTTTCCGCAGGGGAAACGGCCGTTCTGGTGCGGGAGATTGTTATTCGAAAAGGGGACACCCTTCGGGCCATTTCCCTTGAACAAATAGGTAGGGCGGCTTACTTCCCTCAGATCCTCCTCTTCAATGACATAAGAAACCCGGATCTGATTTACGAGGGGAAGGCGTTGCGAGTACCGGTGCGGAAGGTTGCAGAAAAGAATGAGCTGAAGCGGGGCGGTAATGGAAAGAAGCGCGGCAGGCAACCCGCGAGGAAAGGTAAGGCAGGACCTGCAATAAAAGAGAGAAGAGCGGCGGGTGCTGAGGATATCCTGCGCCGGGATCAGGAACAGGCCCTGTTCGACCGTGCAGCCGCAGCGTATCGAAACGGCTCGTGTCGCGAGGTACTTCCGCTGCTTGAACAATTCCTGTCGAAGTTTCCGCGATCAAAGCATGTTCCGGATGCCATGTTCTACCGGGCGGACTGCTACCTCAAGTTGTCCCAGGAATAG
- a CDS encoding LysM peptidoglycan-binding domain-containing protein — MQRIRKSGSGAFLALLPTLPAHAGIIILLLLASPLCAAATTSFELDLQDLDRVKPAPSPQKVRKLPPKPAPKRHDIVTRSSSGHVKYTVKPGDHLFRILMKQFGLSNDSAERLIPEVARLNGISDIRQLSVGQVLLLPSRTGTKHPHEQRKLRQRGDSPQTAAGSTVTARAATAPPELEPDPEPAAYAAETAVPPAAEADPVPVKTEKIPSTTREELIDGILAALAIETRENEVLEANIGGNPLSVKVDRFFIERGRRFIVNCTPKDQFNYTLLRLLERDGYTLIDVEGSGFNKVTEKLLSQLGRTYRSVEGEADGESAEAAGFLVENGAGQVFLTDASK; from the coding sequence ATGCAACGAATACGGAAGTCAGGGAGCGGCGCATTCCTTGCGCTCCTTCCGACCCTCCCTGCCCATGCCGGCATTATTATCTTGCTTCTGCTTGCATCGCCCTTGTGCGCTGCAGCCACAACCTCATTCGAACTCGACCTCCAAGACCTTGACCGTGTCAAGCCTGCACCCTCACCGCAGAAAGTTCGGAAACTGCCTCCCAAACCGGCACCCAAGCGTCACGACATAGTGACACGGAGTTCCTCTGGGCACGTCAAGTACACAGTAAAACCTGGGGATCATCTGTTCCGGATATTGATGAAACAGTTCGGCCTTTCCAACGACAGCGCCGAAAGGCTGATTCCCGAAGTCGCCAGGTTGAATGGAATCTCGGACATCAGGCAGTTGTCGGTCGGTCAAGTGCTGCTCCTGCCGTCACGTACAGGCACAAAACATCCGCACGAGCAGCGGAAGTTGCGGCAAAGGGGGGATTCCCCGCAAACTGCAGCAGGCTCCACGGTTACAGCCCGAGCAGCAACTGCTCCTCCGGAGTTAGAACCTGATCCCGAGCCGGCTGCTTACGCGGCGGAAACTGCGGTTCCTCCTGCAGCGGAAGCGGATCCCGTTCCAGTCAAAACCGAGAAAATCCCTTCTACAACACGGGAGGAGTTGATCGACGGCATATTGGCAGCTCTCGCCATTGAAACAAGGGAAAACGAGGTGCTGGAGGCGAACATAGGGGGAAATCCGCTGAGCGTCAAGGTGGATCGCTTCTTCATCGAAAGGGGAAGGCGATTCATCGTGAACTGCACCCCGAAGGATCAGTTCAACTACACCCTGCTCCGCCTGCTTGAAAGGGACGGGTATACGCTCATCGATGTTGAGGGTAGCGGATTCAACAAGGTGACGGAAAAATTACTCTCGCAACTGGGGCGCACATACCGATCTGTTGAGGGGGAAGCTGACGGAGAGAGTGCCGAAGCGGCTGGCTTCCTGGTGGAGAATGGTGCCGGCCAGGTGTTCCTGACCGACGCCTCCAAATAA
- a CDS encoding NAD(P)/FAD-dependent oxidoreductase: MKKDLPSKHAIVQSDKETYAIAPHLPGGFVTTSQLRSICDVAEKYGVRALKLTSAQRIALIGIREEDLDKVWIDLGMTPGAVLGHRVRSVKICPGSTCCKRGVQDSVSLGLELDRRYHGMELPNKLKIGVSGCLVSCAEAAVKDIGILGTLKGWRILVGGSAGPRPRLADMLIDNVSSQDEVLALVDKIMTFCRMSTNHNRLGRIIDSVGIERFRQEMLGPI, translated from the coding sequence ATGAAAAAAGATCTACCTTCAAAACATGCCATCGTCCAAAGCGATAAAGAGACATACGCTATAGCCCCCCACCTGCCCGGCGGGTTCGTCACTACATCCCAGCTTCGTAGCATATGCGATGTGGCGGAAAAATACGGGGTCCGGGCTCTGAAGCTTACATCCGCGCAAAGAATCGCCCTTATCGGCATCCGGGAAGAGGACCTCGACAAGGTATGGATCGATCTAGGCATGACGCCCGGCGCAGTGCTCGGGCATCGTGTGCGCAGCGTAAAGATCTGTCCGGGGAGCACGTGCTGCAAGCGCGGCGTGCAGGATTCCGTTTCGCTCGGCCTTGAGCTCGACCGCAGATACCATGGCATGGAACTGCCCAACAAACTGAAGATCGGCGTTTCGGGGTGCCTGGTCTCCTGTGCTGAAGCTGCCGTCAAGGATATCGGCATCCTGGGTACGCTCAAAGGCTGGCGGATCTTGGTAGGCGGAAGCGCAGGACCGCGCCCACGTCTCGCCGACATGCTCATCGATAATGTTTCGTCGCAGGATGAGGTCCTGGCATTAGTAGACAAGATTATGACCTTTTGCCGGATGAGCACCAACCATAACAGGTTGGGACGGATAATAGACTCGGTCGGCATCGAGCGGTTCCGGCAAGAAATGCTCGGCCCCATCTGA
- a CDS encoding DUF3365 domain-containing protein has translation MEWFSNLKINTKFNLIMSILLVLLFFVAAYLTYSRQQKLILNVAVDNARVLAKQIIETREYMSSVVRGEPEQNYSLVPQVVATQVARRITRDSKFYVRQVSLRYRNPENRPDSFESVQLNAFARRTGNETYGIVPYDGKKVFRYMQTMVADKSCLQCHGSYETAPRFVQQRFPKGHFSYNYHQGEVIGAVSVSIPMADLYHQIGVNLALDITGRAFIFLSVILVLGYLVRKTIINPIETVSKTISHVTQTGDFTERIPRYTRDEIGQLINAFNEMMEELGHKTLQHTESEERYRKFIEMARSAVVTFLADGKIVISNERAEKLFDMPKRDLLGESIFHFLEDGELIRESISQYLREGAGGVVDKTSRQKIRDRQGKQIEVEIALSASMTDHKPMFTAIIRDLGRDTH, from the coding sequence ATGGAGTGGTTCAGCAACCTGAAAATCAATACCAAATTCAACCTGATCATGTCTATTCTCCTGGTCCTCCTCTTCTTCGTGGCTGCATATCTCACATACTCCCGTCAACAGAAGCTGATCCTCAATGTAGCGGTTGACAATGCCAGGGTGCTTGCAAAGCAGATTATCGAGACACGGGAGTACATGTCCAGCGTTGTTCGCGGCGAACCTGAGCAAAACTACTCCCTGGTGCCACAGGTGGTTGCCACACAGGTTGCCCGGCGGATTACTCGTGATAGCAAATTTTACGTGCGTCAGGTCTCGCTTCGTTACCGCAACCCGGAAAACCGTCCAGACTCCTTCGAATCGGTTCAGCTGAACGCCTTCGCACGGAGAACCGGCAATGAAACATACGGCATCGTGCCCTACGATGGGAAAAAAGTGTTCCGCTACATGCAGACAATGGTGGCGGACAAGTCCTGCCTCCAGTGCCACGGCTCCTACGAAACGGCACCCCGTTTCGTGCAGCAGCGGTTTCCAAAAGGACATTTTTCCTATAACTACCATCAGGGCGAAGTCATCGGCGCAGTGTCGGTCAGCATACCCATGGCAGACCTCTATCACCAGATCGGTGTGAACCTGGCTCTTGACATTACAGGTCGCGCATTCATATTCTTGTCCGTGATTCTGGTTCTCGGCTACCTGGTCCGCAAGACCATCATCAACCCTATAGAAACGGTGTCGAAAACCATTTCACATGTCACGCAGACTGGCGACTTCACCGAAAGAATTCCGCGCTATACCAGAGATGAAATCGGTCAGCTGATCAACGCATTCAACGAAATGATGGAGGAGCTTGGACACAAGACGCTGCAGCACACTGAGTCAGAGGAGCGGTACCGTAAATTCATTGAGATGGCAAGGTCAGCAGTTGTAACCTTTTTGGCAGACGGGAAAATAGTAATTTCCAATGAACGTGCAGAAAAGCTTTTCGACATGCCGAAGAGGGATCTTCTGGGCGAATCAATTTTTCATTTTCTTGAAGATGGAGAGCTCATACGTGAAAGCATTTCCCAGTACCTCCGAGAAGGAGCCGGCGGGGTGGTAGACAAAACCTCACGGCAAAAGATCAGGGATCGGCAGGGAAAGCAGATCGAAGTTGAAATAGCTCTCTCGGCTTCAATGACGGATCATAAGCCGATGTTCACTGCGATCATCCGTGACCTGGGGCGGGATACCCACTGA